Genomic window (Candidatus Omnitrophota bacterium):
ACATCAAGGCTTTGCGTAAGCACCTCAAGTCCTCCGCCCGATATAGATATGCCGATATTGGAATTCCTTATGCGAGGATACTTTCGGCGTTCTTTACCATGAGTCATGTGCGCCCTCCATTCTCAAATTTACTATAAATATGTTTTCTCATCCAGGGGGCCATTTCATCTGCCTGCCACCCAGGAGATGCACGTGGATATGGAACACTTCCTGCCCACCGTCACTATTACAGTTGACCACTATCCGGTACCCTTTGTCCATACCCAGCTTCGAAGCTATGTCCCTGGCCTTGAGAAGCATATGGCCCAAGAGCCCGGCATCTTCAGGCGAGACATCATCAAGCGTAGGTATATGTTCTTTCGGTATGACAAGTATATGCTGTGGCGCCTGGGGATCAATATCCCTGAAGGCCACTATGCTATCATCCTCGTACAGCATGTCGACCTTTATCTCACCCGAGGATATTTTACAGAATATACATCCGTCCAACATGATACCTTATTATAATAACTAAACCCTTTTTTTTCAATCTAAAGGTTTAACCGCCGGCAGAAAGGCAGCGTTCCGCTTCCAGCACCTCGTCCTCATTGAACACTTTAATTCCATTATCAACCAGTAGTGCCGCGGTCACACCTTTACCGTTGATCATTCGCCCGGAGAAAGTCCCGTCATGTATCACGTTATTCGAACAGGATGGGCTATGCTGTTTAAGAATGGCGATCTTTATGGCCCCGGCCAAAGCCCTCCGAAGTGCCAGCTTCGCCCCTTTCATGAAACAGGATGTATTGTCCTTGCCGGATGATGACGTTACCCTGGCCTTGCCCTTAACGACTTCGGAGCCGCTTCCCTCTTGTATCTCATTACGTTCACGCGGACAGGGAAGCCCGCCCATCATTTCCGGACAAATGGCCACATGTCCGTAGCGTTCACAGAGACGGATAACACCTTCATCCCTACGCGCCTTACCATCGTAGGCACATGGCCTGCCTGTAAGACACGCGCTTACCAGTATACTTGGGGTATTATTTATCATGGGCAAAAAAAACCGCCGGCTTTCATATTAACAGCCGGCGGATATCCTTCGGTCCTATCGCCTCTTATTTGCCTTCTCCGGCATTAGCCTGCTCTTTACGCTTACGCAGGTAGGCTTTTTTGTTCATATAGTATTGCCCGTCACGATAGTACCAGAGTTTTTTCTTCAAGGGCTTCCCCGTAGCGGCACATTCCGTGGGGTTCGCCGACTCGGTCGCCTTGGGCTGGTTGCTGGGGCCCTTGTTCTCTTCTTCCTTAGGGGCCTCCTCCGTCGCCGGCGCTTCCTCGGGCGCCGTTACCGCTTCCTCTTTCGGCGCTTCCTCGATCGCGGCTTCCTCTTTCGGCTGTTCTTTCTCCGCCGCCGGAGCCTCTGGTGTGGCTTCCTGGTCCTTCTTTTCTTCCTTGTCAGGACTTACCTCAGTATTTTCCGAGGCCGGCACGGCCTGATCTTTTACCTCTTCCGACATATCCTTGTTCTGTTCTTCGGCAACGCTCATCATTCCTCCAACTTTTACTTGTTTATTTCACGCCTTCGCGGGTTGTATCCACTTGCGGTATATATACTCAAGTATCTTGCTCCTGTCGTTGTTGCTGATACTCTTGAACCTGACCCCGCCGCGATGCTGGTTACCATCTCCGGCCGGTCCGCAAGCCCACGCCACTTCTCCTTGTAACATTATAGGCACATTATCCCCCGGTATCATGAGCTCAATATCCAGGTTCTCGCCTTCTTGCAGGGATTCACTGCTTAAAACACCCAGTCCTTCCCGACTGAAATTATTGACTTCCAGCTTTTTTTCCTGTCCGCTTTTACGACATATCGCGTTGACAAGAACATCAAACCGCAAGAATTTCCTTTTCTCGCCCATCGGTCCCCCCGGTTATAGATAAACAGTATGCCCTTTTATTATACGTGCTAATAATACCACATATATCAGAAAAATCTAACTTTTTCTGCGTAAGGCGCCTGGAAGAAAAAGGGAACGACCTTTGTCGTTCCCTTTTTGCTTAACAAATATCTATATCAAGGACTTATTCACTGAATACGAACTCTGGCTCAAGAACCGGCTGGTAATCTTCCGGTATCGGGAATGGGAATGTAACTGTTTCATACACGCCCGCGCCTGTCCTCACAATGGTCATGCCCACACCCTTAGCCAGACCCATGGTGAGCCCGGAAAGCACGTTCTCTTCTACGCTTGTATCGTAGATATTTTTCGGCAATTCAACCCATCCGGTAAGTATATTCGCGAGCCCTCTGCCCAGCTTCTTAGCCGGATCCTGTGCATAACACTGTGTCGCCATACCCACCAACGCCACTATAACGAACAGAACCAACATAACTTTTACTGATTTACGCATAACTACCTCCCACCTCCTTTAAGAACACGAAAACCCATCAATTTAAATGAAGTATATCACGCACTTAAAGTCATGTCAAGATACATTAGGAATGATATTATTAAGTATTTGCTCAATAAAGGCGCTATCCTCATCCGTCATGTCCCTGAACTCTATACCCGTGTCGAACAGGACCTTGTTCTTTACGTTGACCGGGCGTTTTTTGACCACCCAGACAACTTCTCCACGGCAATTCAGGCCATTTTTTTGCCCCGGGACCATCATACGTACAGATACGGCCTTAAAAAGCCCCAGATCCTCCTCAAGTACCACGCAAACCCCGCCCTTGCCTATATTTTCGGTATAAGCCTCTATCTCTTTTTCTTCCCCGCCACAGATCAGGTTCAAATGACACTTACAAGATATCCGGGGGAATTGTCTCTGGTTTATGCCCTGCCAACCCATATCTTGATATGAATATACACTACAAAAAGATGATTTACAAGCTTCGGCACACCGGCCTGCAGTTACCATATATCGCCCATACCCCGACCAGATTTGCCTTTACAGCCGTGACATAAAGCGATTATAATAGGTGCGGAGGTATAAATGTATCTTGATTTCTACGGTTTTAAGGAAAACCCCTTCAATGTGACAAGTGATCCCGGTTTTCTCTTTCTGAGCAACACACATAAAGAGGCCCTGAACCATCTTCTTTACGGGATAAACGAAAGAAAGGGCTTTGTCGAGATAACCGGCGAAATTGGAGCGGGAAAAACCACCCTTTGCAGGGCCCTTATAAACGAACTCGACGACACGACGAAAACGTCCCTTATCTTCAACTCCAGCCTGCCGGAAAACCAATTACTGGAGGCCATAGTTAACGATTTCGGCATAACGCCCGAGAAACGCAGTAAAATAGCTTATCTGAAACAACTCAACGCGTTCCTGCTCGACACCCTGTCAAGGGGGCATAACGCCGTGCTTATAATCGACGAGGCGCAGAACCTGAGATCATCCACACTGGAAACGATACGCATGCTCTCCAACCTTGAGACAGAAAAAGAAAAGCTGTTGCAGATCGTCCTGGTAGG
Coding sequences:
- a CDS encoding histidine triad nucleotide-binding protein; this translates as MDGCIFCKISSGEIKVDMLYEDDSIVAFRDIDPQAPQHILVIPKEHIPTLDDVSPEDAGLLGHMLLKARDIASKLGMDKGYRIVVNCNSDGGQEVFHIHVHLLGGRQMKWPPG
- a CDS encoding DUF523 domain-containing protein, translated to MINNTPSILVSACLTGRPCAYDGKARRDEGVIRLCERYGHVAICPEMMGGLPCPRERNEIQEGSGSEVVKGKARVTSSSGKDNTSCFMKGAKLALRRALAGAIKIAILKQHSPSCSNNVIHDGTFSGRMINGKGVTAALLVDNGIKVFNEDEVLEAERCLSAGG
- a CDS encoding PilZ domain-containing protein; this translates as MGEKRKFLRFDVLVNAICRKSGQEKKLEVNNFSREGLGVLSSESLQEGENLDIELMIPGDNVPIMLQGEVAWACGPAGDGNQHRGGVRFKSISNNDRSKILEYIYRKWIQPAKA
- a CDS encoding exosortase system-associated protein, TIGR04073 family, whose translation is MRKSVKVMLVLFVIVALVGMATQCYAQDPAKKLGRGLANILTGWVELPKNIYDTSVEENVLSGLTMGLAKGVGMTIVRTGAGVYETVTFPFPIPEDYQPVLEPEFVFSE
- a CDS encoding PilZ domain-containing protein, producing MGWQGINQRQFPRISCKCHLNLICGGEEKEIEAYTENIGKGGVCVVLEEDLGLFKAVSVRMMVPGQKNGLNCRGEVVWVVKKRPVNVKNKVLFDTGIEFRDMTDEDSAFIEQILNNIIPNVS
- a CDS encoding AAA family ATPase — its product is MYLDFYGFKENPFNVTSDPGFLFLSNTHKEALNHLLYGINERKGFVEITGEIGAGKTTLCRALINELDDTTKTSLIFNSSLPENQLLEAIVNDFGITPEKRSKIAYLKQLNAFLLDTLSRGHNAVLIIDEAQNLRSSTLETIRMLSNLETEKEKLLQIVLVGQPQLRDKLNSPSLLQLKQRISVRFHVRPLENNETGDYIRHRINVAGGNGNVGFANEAIEHIYRYSGGIPRVINMICDKSLLLGFVSENRHIEKGIVEQSIRETEGQFSLAR